The nucleotide sequence GGGGACTCGGCTCGGCTCGGCGTCCGCCCCCACCGGGTAGCGGCTGGGACTCATGCCCCGCTGGTCATTGTGGGGCGGTGGGTGCGGGTCGGGGCGCATGGGCCGGGGGCTGTGCGGGCCGGGAAGTTGGCTGGTCGGAGGGCCGCCCCTGGGCTTTGAGTGTCGCGGTTCCGGTCCGGGCGTCAAGGGCGCTCCTGCGTCGCGTCGGCTTCGCCGATTGCGCTGCGCTTAACCCTTGACTCCCGGCCCTCCACCGCAAGTGCTTCTTTGAGGGGGGGGCGGCCGGGGGGCTCCACGGGGGAGCTGGGTTCGTGGTGGCGGCGGCTTGGCCGGGTGCGGGTGCCACGCACCAGTTGCATGGGGGGACTCGGGCTGGCTCGGCGTCCACCCCCACCGGGTAGCGGCTGAGACTCATGCCCCGCTGGTCGCTGTGAGTGGGTGTGGGGCGGGAGGGCGCCCCGGTTGGGGTGGTTGGGCCGGGCAGCGGGTCGGTGGGTGGGGCGGGTGTGATGGTTGTGACTGAGGTGGTTGGTGGGGCGGCCATCGGGCGTCTTTTGCGTCCTGTGTTGCGTTAGGCGCGCCGCAGGGAGCATCAGGTGGGTGGAGGGCCCTGGGTGTCGGGGCGGGTGTGACGGGTGGGGCCATGGAGTCCCGGTCGGCTCCGGTGCGGGTGAGCTGCACCTGGGGCCTGTTGCGGGCCGGGGTGTGTGGGATGCCACCACTCACGGATGACCCATCTGCCGCACCTGCCTCGCCGCTCGGGAGATCGCACGGGCTTGGTGCGCCCCGCAGCGCGCCTAACGCAACCCGCGACGCATAAGGCTTCCGGCGGCCGCCGCACTGGACGCTCCCGTCACACCCGCCTCGCCGCTCGGGAGAACGCACCGGCTTGATGTGCCCCGCAGCGCACCGAAGGCAACCCGCCACGCAAAAGGCGCCCGTCGAGTGCCTTACCGGACACTCCCGTCACACCGGTTCCACCGCCTGGGGCCCGCACCGGCCTGGTGCGCCCCGCAGCGCGTCTAACGCAACGCCCCACGCATAAGGCCTTCGACGGCCGCCACACTGGGCACTTCCGTCCCACCCGCCTCGCCTCTCGGAGGATCGCACCGGCTTCATGTGCCCCACGCATAAGGCCCCTGACGGCCGCCTCGCTGGACACTCCCGTCACACCGCCCGGTGCCCGCACCGGCCTGATGCGTCCCGCCGCGCGTCTAACGCAACCACCCACGCAAAAGGCGGCCGAGGGCCGCCCCACGGGCTACCCTCCGTCACCCCAGCCGCACCCGCCCCACCCACCGGCCCGTTGCCCCGGCCCCACTACCCCCGCCCGGGCATCCTCCCGACCTCCCCCCACTCGCAGTGATCAGCGGGGCATGAGTCGCAACCGCTGCCCGGTGGGGGTGGACGCTAAGCCGGGCCGAGTCCCCCCATGCAACTGGTGCGTGGCACCCGCCGCCCGGCCAAGCACCCGCCACCACGAGCCCAGCTCCCCCGTGGAGCCCCCCCCGGCCGCCCCCCCTCAAAGAAGCACTTGCGGTGGAGGGCCGGGAGTCAAGGGTTAAGCGAAGCGCAATCGGCGAAGCCGACGCGACGCAGGAGCGCCCTTGACGCCCGGACCGGAACCGCGACACTCAAAGCCCAGGGGCGGCCCTCGGCTCAGCTAACTTCCCGGCCCGCACAGCTCCTGGCTCATGCCGCCCTGACCCGCACCCGCCATCACCCGCCCCGCCCAGCCCCGCCCCGCCCAGCCCCGCTCAGCCCAGCGCGTCCGCGAAGCTCGTCGCTTCCATCGTCGTCACTACCTCCGTGCGCGTGTCCGGGCAGCTTTCTAGGACGCCGCGTCCAAGTCGTCCCCCTTGGGGCGGCCTCACGGTTGCCTCAAGTCACCGCCCGCACAGGTCCGGGGCCGCGCGCCTTCATGTGACCGCGAAGTGAAGCCATCTCGGCGTTTCGGGCCCGGTCTCCGTCTCGTTGTTCTCGTGGCTCCTCAACTCCGTTCACTTTGCGTTCCTTTTACTCTTCGACACTCGGTGAGCCCCCAGCAGTGGTTGCCCCCCAGCGGTCGAATGAGAGGCTTCACGTGAAGGACAAGAACAGCGAAGATCCCGAGAACGCGGCGATGTCGCGGCGGCGCCTGGTCAAGTACGCCGGTGTCGGGGCCACGTTGGCCGCTGCCAGTCCGTTGGTGGGCGGCGGCACGGCCTGGGCCGACGACGACGAGCGTAAGCCGGGCAAGTCCGGTGACTCCCACGGCGGTGACTCCCGTAGCCGTGTGTGGCGGGCCGGCGACCACCACGTGCACTCGGAGTACAGCGGCGAGTTCGACACGACGAAGAACCCGCCGGTCTTCCACAAGGGTGCCGACGCCGTCTACCCCATCGTCACCAACGCCATCATGGCCAAGAACTTCGGCCTCACCTGGGCCATGTGCACCGACCACGGCGGTCCTACGCACTCCAAGGTCAACCTGGAGCAGGCCTACCCCGACCTGCTGCGTTCGCGTCGGCTCGTGCCCGAGGTGCTGCAGTTCTGGGGGATGGAGTTCGACGCCCCGGCGCTGGACCACCACACGCTCATGATCCCGCACCACAGTGAAGAGGCCCAGCAGCTCTTCGAGTTGGAGAGCCGCTTCGCCAAGTTCGACGCCTTCCCCACGGATCCCGCGCGGGACACCGAGGCCAAGATGGTCGAATTCCTCAAGGCCGCGCGCGGCATGCCCCGCAAGCCGCTGGTGATCGCCCACCACGCCTCGCGGTCCGCGACCGGTCTCGGGGTGTACGGGCAGGACACGCCCCGCGAGTTCCGTAACGGCAACAACGCGGCGCCCGACATCTACGTCGGCTTCGAGGGCGCGCCCGGCCACCAGGCCGGACCCCTCAACGGCGGTGCGCGCGGCTCGTACAGCAGCTACCCGACCCACGGCGGCTTCGACCAGATGACCGCCCGGGTCGGCGGTCTGTGGGACGCGCTGCTCGGCGAGGGCAGGCGCTGGTGGATCACCGCCACGTCCGACTCGCACGTGCACTGGACGCGCGGCGGCTCCGACTTCTGGCCCGGCGAGTACAGCAAGACGCATGTGCTGGCCCGGCAGGACTACGCCGACATCATGGACGGGCTCCGCAACGGGCGTATCTGGGTCGGTACCGGCGACCTCGTCACCAGCCTCGACGTCAGCGCGAGCAACCACGGCCGCTCGGCGGCCGTCGGTGAGACGCTGGCCGTGAGCAGCCGGGGCCGTACCGACGTCGAGATCGAGATCAGGTTCCGGCCGCTGGACGGCAAGAACGCCAACGGCGACCGTCCGCAGGTCCGCCGCGTCGACCTGATCGTCGGCAAGATCACGGGACCGAGCCGTGATCTCGACTCCGACACCAACCCGACCACCAAGGTCGTCGCGCGGTTCGGCCCGCGCGACTGGGACAAGCACCGCAACGACTACGTCATCCGGCACACCCTGCGGGACGTCGAGGGTGACCTGTACGCCCGGGTGCGCGGTACGAGCACGGACGAGGCCGAGCCGCTCGCCGACGGGCTGGAGAGCCCCTGGGACGACCTGTGGTTCTACTCCAACCCCGTTTTCGTGAAGGTCCGTTAGCCGCCAGGGCCACGTCGGCTCCGCGTCAGCCGTCCGCCTCGGCGGCGCGGGGCCACGGCCGGCCTTCCTTCTCCTCCACCGTCGTGTTGAACCGCCGCAACGCGTCGGCGAGCGTGGCGACTTCGTCCGGGGTCCAGTCCTCCAGCACGGTGCCGAGGCCGTCCGTCGCCCAGGCGCGGTTGGCGCGCAGCTTGCGCAGGCCTTCCGCGGTGATCCGGATCTTGCGTGCCATGCCGCCGTCGGGGTCGGGGATCCGCTCGGCCAGGTCGACGCGGAGCAGCGCCGCCGTCTGGCGGTTGACGGTGGAGGTGTCGAGGCCGAAGGCGTCGGCGAGCTGGCCGATGGACAGCGGCCCTTCGGCTTCGAGCCGGCTGAGCAGCAGATGGGCGCTGCGCTCCAGCCGGACACCGGGCGGGCACTGGTGGAGGGAGCCCATCGTGGCGTGCCGGCCGACCAGTCTCAGCTCGCGCTCGATCGCCTCGATCTGCGCGTCCCGCCGCACGTCCCCCTGAGCGTCGCGCTGAGCGTCCCGTCGCGCGGCCTCACGCCGGTCGGGTTCCCGGTCCGTTTCCCGGTCCGTCTGCACGCCTGTTCCTCCTGGGGCTTTTCACCTGGTTCTCCCCGACCCTACCCCGGCAGATATGCATGGTGCACACGCCTTGCATCATGCATACTCTGTGCATGATGCAAGCCTCCCGACCGGACAACAGCAACAGCAACGTCATCGTCGGCGTCCTCGCCGCCGCAGGCATCACCGTCGCCGTGATGCAGACGCTCGTTGTCCCGCTCATCCCTGATCTGCCCCAACTCCTGCACACCTCGGCGGCCAACGCCTCCTGGGCCATCACCGCGACCCTGCTCGGCGGCGCCATCGCGACCCCGGTCGTCGGGCGGCTCGGTGATCTGTACGGCAAGCGGCGGATGCTGCTGATCAGCACCGCCCTGCTGGTCATAGGTTCGCTGGTGTGCGCGCCCGCCGACTCGTTGACGCCCGTCGTGATCGGCCGCACGCTGCAGGGCTTCGGGATGGGCGTCATCCCGCTCGGCATCAGCATCATGCGGGACGTGCTGCCGGCCGAGAAGCTCGGTTCGGCCATGGCCGTCATGAGTTCGTCGCTCGGTGTCGGCGGCGCGCTCGGGCTGCCGCTCTCCGCCGCCGTGGCCCAAGGAGCCGACTGGCACGCGCTGTTCTGGGGCTCGGCCGGGCTCGGCCTCGTCGTCGGGCTGCTGACGCTGCTGCTCGTACCGGAGTCCTCGGTCACCGCCCGTGGCCGCTTCGACGTACTCGGCGCGCTCGCCCTCTCCGCGGGGCTGCTGTGTCTGCTGCTGCCCATCTCCAAGGGCGCCGACTGGGGCTGGGGGAGCGGCACGACGCTCGGACTGTTCGGCGGGGCCGTGGTGATCCTGCTGCTGTGGGGCCTCTGGGAGCTGCGCCACCCCGCCCCGCTGGTCGACCTGCGCACCAGCGGCAAGCGGCCGATCCTGATGACCAACCTGGCGTCCGTCGTGGTCGGCTTCTCCATGTACGCGATGTCGCTCGTCGCCCCGCAGCTCCTCCAGTTGCCCGGCAGCACCGGGTACGGCCTCGGCCAGTCCATGCTCGCCGCCGGCCTCTGGATGGCGCCCGCCGGGCTGGTGATGATGGCCGTTTCGCCCTTCGCCGCCAAGGTCTCCGCGGCTTACGGGCCCAAGCTGTCGCTGCTGGTTGGCGCGCTGATCATCGCTGTCGGTTACGGTGCCGCCCTCGGCCTGATGGGCAGTACGTGGGGCGTGCTGGCGTTCGCCGCCATCATCAGCGCCGGTGTCGGCTTCGCGTACGCGGCGATGCCCGCGCTCATCATGAGCGCCGTACCGCCGTCGGAGAGCGCGGCGGCCAACGGCCTGAACAGCCTGGCGCGTTCCATCGGCACGTCGAGTTCCAGCGCGGTCATGGGTGTGGTGCTGGCCCATATGACCACCCGGCTCGGCCCGGTCACGATCCCCACCGAGAGCGGCTTCCGCGTCGCCTTCATGATCGGTACGGGTGCGGCGGTGGTCGCCGCGCTGGTCGTCCTCGGCATTCCGGCCCGCGCCAAGATGGGTCCCTCGCTCGTGGCGACCTCGGCCGTGCCTGTTGTCGACGCCGACCTGTCGAAGCAGTGACGGAGCTTTACTGCACATAGGTTGCAGTTACGGGCACGGCGCACCAAGGTGGCGAAAGCAGACCCACCGAAGGAAGGCCGCCGCACCGTGCTCACCGTGTCGTCCGACACCCAGCCTCAGCCCCCCGCCGGATCAGGACCCGAACCAGGACCCGAATCAGGGACCGCACCGGGTACCCCACCCGGTGCGGGGGCGGGGGGCTCTCGCTGGAGTCGCGTCCGTGCCTCGATGACCCGCGAGGAGTGGACCCGGCTCGGCGGCATGGGCGCCTTCGTCCTCGCGCTGCACGTCATCGGCTGGGTCACACTCGTGGCGGTCGTCGCCCCCGAGCACCACAAGGTCGGTACGCAGGCCTTCGGGATCGGTATCGGCGTCACCGCGTACACGCTGGGCATGCGGCACGCCTTCGACGCCGACCACATCGCCGCGATCGACAACACGACCCGCAAGCTCATGGGCGAGGGGCAGCGGCCGCTGTCCGTCGGCTTCTGGTTCTCCCTCGGCCACTCCAGCATCGTCTTCGGCCTCGCGGTCCTGCTCTCGCTCGGGATCAAGACCCTCGCCGGGCCCGTCGAGGACGACGGCTCGCGGCTGCACGACGTCACCGGGCTGATCGGTACGACGGTCTCCGGCGCCTTCCTCTATCTGATCGCCGCGATCAATCTGATCATCCTCATCGGCCTGTGGAAGGTCTTCCGGGGGATGCGCTCGGGCCGCTTCGACGAGGGCGCGCTGGAGCGGCAGCTCAACAACCGCGGTCTGATGAACCGGCTGCTCGGCCGGGTCACGAAGTCGATCACCAAGCCGTGGCAGATGTACCCCCTCGGCCTGCTCTTCGGGCTCGGCTTCGACACGGCTACCGAGATCGCGCTGCTCGTGCTCGCCGGGTCGGGCGCCGCTTCCGGGCTGCCCTGGTACGCGATCCTCTGCCTGCCGGTCCTCTTCGCCGCCGGTATGTCGCTGCTCGACACCATCGACGGCTCGTTCATGAACTTCGCCTACGGCTGGGCCTTCTCCAAGCCCGTCCGCAAGGTCTACTACAACCTCACCATCACGGGCCTTTCGGTGGCCGTGGCCCTGATCATCGGCACGGTCGAACTGCTCGGCCTGCTCGCCGACCAGCTCGGGCTGCACGGGCTGTTCTGGGACTGGGTGGGCGGGCTCGACCTGAACATCGTCGGGTTCGTGATCGTCGGGCTGTTCTTCGTCACGTGGGTGCTGGCGCTGCTGGTGTGGAAGTACGGCCGGATCGAGGAGAAGTGGAGCGCGGACCTGCGGCCCGTCCAGGCCTTGCCGGCGGATGGACGGGCCGACTGACGGGCCCTGCTGCTGCTTTCGGCTCAGCTCAGCGCAGTTCGGCTCAGCTCAGCGCTGCGCCGCCGCCAGTGCCGCCGATACGTCGGCCGCCGAGGCGGGGCCGCCGGGCTGCGACATGAAGTCGTCACCGGGCGTCGAGGCGAACGGCTTCCCGTACGCGGGCGTCCCCGGCTCGTAGCGCCATCCCTCGGCCAGCGGGCCCGCGTCGAACGCGTCGTACCCGAGCGCGTCCAGCAGCTCCGTCGCCTTCGCCTTCGCCGCGGCGTCGTCACCCGCGATCGGCAGCGCCGTACGGTCGGCCGCGCCCTTGGGGCGGGACAGGTCGGCGAGGTGCTTGAAGAAGATGTTGTTGAAGACCTTCACGACATGCGACTGGTCCAGGTGGTCCTGGAGCAGCTCACTGCTCGTGGTCTTCGCCGCGTCCAGCTCGGCGATCTGGCCGTCACGCTGCGGGTAGTAGTTGTTCGTGTCGAGAACGGTCTTGCCGATCAGCGGCTCCTGCGGCACCTGCTGATACGCCTTGAGCGGGATCGTCACCACGACCCAGTCCCCGGCTGCCGCCGCCTCCGCCGCCGTAGCCGCCCTGGCCCGCGGGCCGAGCTCGGCGACGAGGTCGGAGAGCGTCTCGGGCCCGCGTGAGTTGCTGACCACCACGTCGAGTCCGCCGGCGACGGCGAGCCGCGCCAGAGTGCTGCCGATATGTCCACTGCCAATGAGTCCAAGAGTTGCCATACCTGCTGGAACGAGCCTTCGGAGCGATCTGTTCCGCCGCCGTAGCGGGACGGCTCAAGAAGCACCCGCACGGCGGCGACCGTGCGCGCTTTTACCGCTGACCGACGAGCACGGTCACCGTGTTGTTCCGCGCCCGGTTCGCCGTCGAGTCGTCGGGGAACGGCGGCCGGGCCGTGCCGGTGCTGCGGATGCCGATCGCGGTGAGCGGGATGCCGCCGCTGCCGGCCAGTGCCTCGGCGGCCGTCTGCGCCCGGGTGAAACCCAGGTTGATCCGGTCCGGGTACGGGCTGTCCGGCGGGAGCGGGGTGTCGTCCGTGTGGCCGGTGATCACGAGCGGACCGCTCGCCCCCGCCGAGGCGAGCCGGTCGCCGAGGGCCCGCAGGGCCTCCGTACCGGCCGGTGTCAGCGTCGCGTCCTGCCCGAACAGCCCCTCGTCGAAGGTGATCAGCTGCCCGTCGCCCTGCCGGGTCACCGTCGTCCCCGGCCCTGACAAGTCCACCACCGCAGGCGGGAGTTGCGCACGCAGGGTGTCGAGCCGCCCGGCCAGATCCCGCTGTTCGCGCTGTACCGCAGCCAGTCGCCTCCCGACCGCCGGGTCCGGCGGCGCCGGGTCGGCGGCCACCGGGAGCAGCACCCCGGCGACCACGGCCCCGGCCGTCGCCAGTACGACCACGGCGACGCCCCACCGGCGGCCCGCCGTCGGCCGGTACCGCCGGGCCTGGAGCGCGGCGATCCGCCGTCGTCCCGCCATGGCAGCGACGGCCACCGGAGCGTCGGCGGGTGCCGAGGCCAGCACCCGCGCCCAGCAGGCGTCAGCCTCCGCCAGCTCGCCCCGTTGCGCGTGCAGCCGCGCCAGCAGATCCTGGACCACCGGGTCGTCACTGCTGTCACCGCCCAGCTCGTCCAGGGCGCCCCTGGCGTCCGCGTACCGGCCCAGCCGCGCCGAGTCCAGCGCACGGACCAGCGGCGCCGGACGGCCGGCCGTGGTCGTGGCAGCGGCCGTGGCGTTGGCCCTCATCGCTGCGCCCGCACCGTCGTGTCGACGCTGCCGTCGGCCACGACGGCGTCCCTCGGCAGCAACCGCCGCAGCTGGATGACGAGATTGCGTACGCGGGCGGTGTCCTGCGCGGCGACCGCCGCCTCGCCCTCGTGCAGCAGCCGCTGGATTCGTCCGTCGGCGCTGGCCGCCAACTGCTCCTTCAGGGACATGAATTGCAGCACCGGAAGCCGTCCCGACGCGTCCAGCACCTGCAGTCCGACGTTGCGTACTGCCTCGCTCGCGTGGTCGACCAGCGTCGGGTCGCCCGAGGTGATCGCAGCGTCCAGCTCCGCCTCCGCCTCGCGCAGGGCGCTCTTGGCGTGCCCGTCGCCGTACTCCTCGATCACCTCGCGCACCCAGTCCCGTACCGACTCGGCCTCCTGCACGAGCCGGGGCAGTACGAGCGCGTCCTCCGCCTCGTCCAGCGCCGACTCGGCCTTCCTGAGCAACTCCTGTGCGATGGCGGGCCCGTCGGGGTTGACGTCGGCCGAGTCCAGCTCGCGGCTGATGCCTTCGAGCCCGCCCCGCTGGTCGAACGCGTCGAGCAGCTCCGTCGTACGGCCCGCCTGCGACGTCGCCGAACGGCGGCGCAGCTCCTCGTACTGGGCGGTGACAGCGGCGCCCTGCCCGCGCAGCTCCTCGACGTCGGGGGTGTCCCGCCCCAGCTCGACGTCGATCTCGAACTCCTCGTCCAGGATGGGGATGTACGCGTCGACGTGCGTGCGGAAGCTCTCGTCGATCTCCACCAGGACCTCGATCTCGCTGCCCGCCGGCACGTCACGCGCGATCTCGTCGGGGCGGATGTCGAGCTGGCCGACCATCGAGTTGCGGTCGGCCCTCGCCCGTTCGCCCTGCACGATCGGCACCCTGATCAGGCCGGTGTGCTGGCCGCGCCGCACCTCGACCGTGGACTCCAGGACGATCCGCCCCTCGGCCGGCAGTTCCGTGCCCTTGCGCAGGATCCACGCCACCTCGTTGCCCTCCACCCACACCCCGAAGGAATGGCTCAGCGTGGCGTCGCCGCCCTCCATCGCCATTTGCTGGTAGGAAGTGGTGGCAGGGCTCGTCGGCACCAACGTGCCCTGCGGGGTGCGGAATTCGATGGCGTATGTGTTGTGCGCTGCCCGTGCCTTCAGCCGCGCGGTGAAGCTGCCGCTCGCCCCGAGCGGCACCTGACCGCTGCGCCATTCCAGCTCGTTGTCGGCCGTGTTGACGAACTCGACGGTGTAGCCCGTCCAGTCCCGGGCGCCGGCCTCGGCGTCCTGCGCCGTCCTGGCCTGCCCGCCGACCAGCGGCTCCGTGCTGCGGCCGGTCGGCTTGTGCGCGAAGTCCAGCAGGACGTCGCCGACTTCGGCGGCCCGGTCCTTGGCCCCGTGCGGCAGCCGCTGCGTACGCGCGAAGACGGCGGCGCCGCGCGCCACCACGGTCACCGGGTCGAGGCTGTGGTCCAGCCGGATCCCGAGCCCGTCGGCGGGGTCGGCGAGCAGGTCACGCAGGGCGGGCGCCAGCGTCGCGCCGCCGACCAGCAGGACCCGTTCGATGTTGCCTGGCGCCAGGCTCTTCTCCGCGAGCGCCTTGCGGCACAGCTCGACCGAGCGCCGGTACAGGGGCATCGCCACCCGCTCCACGTCGGCGCGGGTCACCTCGTGCACGAACGGGATCCGGTCGCCCCGCGCGTCGGACAGTTCGACGTCCACCTCGACGGCCGCCATGTGCGACAGCTCGATCTTGGCTTCCTCCGCAGCGAGTTTGAGCTTCGCGATGTTCGCCGCCTGGAGCGGGTCGGAGCGCTCCAGCGACGCGAGCCCCGGGTGCGCGGCGCGCGCGGCCGGGATCAGGATCTCCTCGACGAGCAGCCAGTCGATCAGCTTGCCGCCGAGGAAGTTGTCGCCCGCGTGGTTCACGACGGTGAACTCGCCGTCCTGGACCTGGATCACGGCCGCGTCGAACGTACCGCCGCCGAGGTCGTACACCAGCCAGAAGCCGCGCCTCGGCACATCGGTCGCGACCGCGCTGTACGCCCAGGCCGCCGCCGTCGGCTCCTGGAGCAGCGGCGCGAACTCAAGCCCGGCGAGCGCGGCGGCCCGCCGGGTCGCGTCGCACTGATCGAGTTCGAAGGCCGCCGGTACGGTGATGATGGCGGCGCCGATCTCCTCGCCGTACGCGCGCCGGACGTCCTGCCTGACCGACTTCAGCACCTCGGCGGACAGTTCCTCGGGTGACATCGTGCGCCCGGAGCCCGCGAAGCCGCGCGCCGCGTCCCGTACCCCCATCTGGAGTTTGAACTCGGCGTGGGTGTTGGCCGGATCGGCGTCGAGCTTGTTCCTGGCGCGCTTGCCGACCAGCACGTGCCCTGACCGGTTGATGTGGACGGCCGAAGGGGTGTACTCGTCGCGGAGGTTGTTGCGGACGATGTCCGCGTCGGCGCCCGTCGACATGGCGATGGCGCTGTTGGTGGTGCCCAGGTCGATGCCGAAGTCAACGGTCTCGCGAGCCATGGTCCTGCTCTCCTTCCGGTTGGGCCACGATGACTTGGCCCGTCTGAATGCAGCGGCCGTCCCGGTAGACCGAGGGCCGGACTGTCTCGTGCACGGTCTCCCGCGTCGCGTGCGGGGTGGGCTGGTAGGCGAGTACGTCGAGGGCGAGCCCGATGTCGTACTCCATGCCGTCGTGGTCGTGGATCTGCACTCCGGCCTTGGCGAGGGCGTCCTGCGCGGCCCGCAGATGCCGGGCGGCCTTGGGCGCTCGGCGCGACGACGCACGGCCCCCGTTGCCGCTGTCGCGGTCTTCGGCGGTCGGCTCGGTGAGCTTCTTGCCG is from Streptomyces sp. NBC_00370 and encodes:
- a CDS encoding phosphoesterase yields the protein MKDKNSEDPENAAMSRRRLVKYAGVGATLAAASPLVGGGTAWADDDERKPGKSGDSHGGDSRSRVWRAGDHHVHSEYSGEFDTTKNPPVFHKGADAVYPIVTNAIMAKNFGLTWAMCTDHGGPTHSKVNLEQAYPDLLRSRRLVPEVLQFWGMEFDAPALDHHTLMIPHHSEEAQQLFELESRFAKFDAFPTDPARDTEAKMVEFLKAARGMPRKPLVIAHHASRSATGLGVYGQDTPREFRNGNNAAPDIYVGFEGAPGHQAGPLNGGARGSYSSYPTHGGFDQMTARVGGLWDALLGEGRRWWITATSDSHVHWTRGGSDFWPGEYSKTHVLARQDYADIMDGLRNGRIWVGTGDLVTSLDVSASNHGRSAAVGETLAVSSRGRTDVEIEIRFRPLDGKNANGDRPQVRRVDLIVGKITGPSRDLDSDTNPTTKVVARFGPRDWDKHRNDYVIRHTLRDVEGDLYARVRGTSTDEAEPLADGLESPWDDLWFYSNPVFVKVR
- a CDS encoding MFS transporter, whose product is MMQASRPDNSNSNVIVGVLAAAGITVAVMQTLVVPLIPDLPQLLHTSAANASWAITATLLGGAIATPVVGRLGDLYGKRRMLLISTALLVIGSLVCAPADSLTPVVIGRTLQGFGMGVIPLGISIMRDVLPAEKLGSAMAVMSSSLGVGGALGLPLSAAVAQGADWHALFWGSAGLGLVVGLLTLLLVPESSVTARGRFDVLGALALSAGLLCLLLPISKGADWGWGSGTTLGLFGGAVVILLLWGLWELRHPAPLVDLRTSGKRPILMTNLASVVVGFSMYAMSLVAPQLLQLPGSTGYGLGQSMLAAGLWMAPAGLVMMAVSPFAAKVSAAYGPKLSLLVGALIIAVGYGAALGLMGSTWGVLAFAAIISAGVGFAYAAMPALIMSAVPPSESAAANGLNSLARSIGTSSSSAVMGVVLAHMTTRLGPVTIPTESGFRVAFMIGTGAAVVAALVVLGIPARAKMGPSLVATSAVPVVDADLSKQ
- a CDS encoding MarR family winged helix-turn-helix transcriptional regulator; this encodes MGSLHQCPPGVRLERSAHLLLSRLEAEGPLSIGQLADAFGLDTSTVNRQTAALLRVDLAERIPDPDGGMARKIRITAEGLRKLRANRAWATDGLGTVLEDWTPDEVATLADALRRFNTTVEEKEGRPWPRAAEADG
- a CDS encoding HoxN/HupN/NixA family nickel/cobalt transporter: MTREEWTRLGGMGAFVLALHVIGWVTLVAVVAPEHHKVGTQAFGIGIGVTAYTLGMRHAFDADHIAAIDNTTRKLMGEGQRPLSVGFWFSLGHSSIVFGLAVLLSLGIKTLAGPVEDDGSRLHDVTGLIGTTVSGAFLYLIAAINLIILIGLWKVFRGMRSGRFDEGALERQLNNRGLMNRLLGRVTKSITKPWQMYPLGLLFGLGFDTATEIALLVLAGSGAASGLPWYAILCLPVLFAAGMSLLDTIDGSFMNFAYGWAFSKPVRKVYYNLTITGLSVAVALIIGTVELLGLLADQLGLHGLFWDWVGGLDLNIVGFVIVGLFFVTWVLALLVWKYGRIEEKWSADLRPVQALPADGRAD
- a CDS encoding NADPH-dependent F420 reductase, producing the protein MATLGLIGSGHIGSTLARLAVAGGLDVVVSNSRGPETLSDLVAELGPRARAATAAEAAAAGDWVVVTIPLKAYQQVPQEPLIGKTVLDTNNYYPQRDGQIAELDAAKTTSSELLQDHLDQSHVVKVFNNIFFKHLADLSRPKGAADRTALPIAGDDAAAKAKATELLDALGYDAFDAGPLAEGWRYEPGTPAYGKPFASTPGDDFMSQPGGPASAADVSAALAAAQR
- a CDS encoding Hsp70 family protein, whose amino-acid sequence is MARETVDFGIDLGTTNSAIAMSTGADADIVRNNLRDEYTPSAVHINRSGHVLVGKRARNKLDADPANTHAEFKLQMGVRDAARGFAGSGRTMSPEELSAEVLKSVRQDVRRAYGEEIGAAIITVPAAFELDQCDATRRAAALAGLEFAPLLQEPTAAAWAYSAVATDVPRRGFWLVYDLGGGTFDAAVIQVQDGEFTVVNHAGDNFLGGKLIDWLLVEEILIPAARAAHPGLASLERSDPLQAANIAKLKLAAEEAKIELSHMAAVEVDVELSDARGDRIPFVHEVTRADVERVAMPLYRRSVELCRKALAEKSLAPGNIERVLLVGGATLAPALRDLLADPADGLGIRLDHSLDPVTVVARGAAVFARTQRLPHGAKDRAAEVGDVLLDFAHKPTGRSTEPLVGGQARTAQDAEAGARDWTGYTVEFVNTADNELEWRSGQVPLGASGSFTARLKARAAHNTYAIEFRTPQGTLVPTSPATTSYQQMAMEGGDATLSHSFGVWVEGNEVAWILRKGTELPAEGRIVLESTVEVRRGQHTGLIRVPIVQGERARADRNSMVGQLDIRPDEIARDVPAGSEIEVLVEIDESFRTHVDAYIPILDEEFEIDVELGRDTPDVEELRGQGAAVTAQYEELRRRSATSQAGRTTELLDAFDQRGGLEGISRELDSADVNPDGPAIAQELLRKAESALDEAEDALVLPRLVQEAESVRDWVREVIEEYGDGHAKSALREAEAELDAAITSGDPTLVDHASEAVRNVGLQVLDASGRLPVLQFMSLKEQLAASADGRIQRLLHEGEAAVAAQDTARVRNLVIQLRRLLPRDAVVADGSVDTTVRAQR